A genomic window from Syngnathus typhle isolate RoL2023-S1 ecotype Sweden linkage group LG18, RoL_Styp_1.0, whole genome shotgun sequence includes:
- the bccip gene encoding protein BCCIP homolog, translated as MASSAKKRAVGLGENPQESDDSSDESPGEEDDSSGEDSETSVEEIYEEVTVDFEAHAVSHNDFNGIKKLLQQLFLKAHVNTSEMTDIIIQQNHVGSVIKQAEVPEDSDDDDPDEVFGFITMLNLTEQKGVQCVEQVKELILDQCEKSMGRGAAEQLEQILDDTAKPVGLLLSERFVNVPPQIALPLHKQLQKEISEAERTNKPIGKYHYCLMISKTCKSVATEGPAPKDEYMFINAEEEFFYEHAVSEFHFSIQDEADTCLSGRWSFDDVPMKPFRTVMVIPVERIPTIMDKLKEYLTV; from the exons ATGGCTTCGTCAGCTAAGAAGAGAGCGGTAGGGCTCGGGGAGAACCCCCAGGAAAGCGACGACAGCTCGGACGAGAGTCCGGGGGAAGAGGACGATTCCTCCGGGGAGGACAGCGAAACGTCGGTAGAGGAGATTTACGAG GAGGTGACTGTAGACTTTGAAGCGCACGCCGTTTCGCACAACGACTTCAACGGCATCAAGAAGCTCTTGCAACAG CTATTTCTGAAGGCCCACGTCAACACGTCAGAGATGACGGACATCATTATCCAGCAAAATCACGTCGGAAGTGTCATCAAG CAAGCAGAGGTGCCCGAAGACAGCGACGATGACGATCCAGATGAAGTGTTTGGCTTCATCACCATGCTCAACCTCACCGAACAAAAG GGCGTGCAGTGCGTGGAGCAGGTGAAAGAGTTGATCCTGGACCAGTGCGAGAAGAGCATGGGCCGTGGCGCCGCCGAGCAGCTGGAGCAGATACTTGACGACACCGCCAAGCCTGTCGGCCTCCTGCTGAGCGAGCGCTTTGTCAACGTGCCACCACAGATTGCCCTGCCGCTGCACAAGCAGCTACA GAAGGAGATCTCTGAAGCTGAGCGTACAAATAAGCCCATCGGGAAGTACCACTACTGCCTGATGATCAGCAAGACATGCAAGAGCGTTGCCACCGAAGGTCCCGCCCCCAAAGACGAATACATGTTCATCAACGCCGAGGAGGAGTTCTTCTATGAG CACGCCGTCTCAGAGTTCCACTTCTCGATTCAGGACGAAGCCGATACGTGCCTGAGCGGCCGTTGGTCCTTCGACGACGTTCCCATGAAACCATTCCGCACTGTCATGGTAATCCCAGTAGAGCGAATCCCCACCATCATGGACAAACTGAAAGAATATCTGACCGTGTGA
- the uros gene encoding uroporphyrinogen-III synthase, which yields MNVLLLKEPRDGEQGPDPYIQELTSRGLQATLLPVLAFKFVSLNTLSDKLFQPEKHGGLIFTSPRAVEAVKMCLEDRREEWERTAKDKWNAKSVYVVGKATGALVRQLGLNPLGEDTGTAEVLSRVIIEREDTSIPPLFFPCGSIKREVLPSALRENGVPLETLTIYQTSEHPDVVKNLSDYFAAQGPPASVAFFSPSGVSFCLPALRGLAGERLAQIKFGAIGPTTRDAVQAAGLSVSCTAEKPTAQHLAEAICKALK from the exons ATGAACGTGCTGCTTCTGAAGGAGCCAAGAGATGGAGAGCAAGGGCCCGATCCTTATATCCAG GAGCTGACGTCACGTGGCCTGCAAGCAACTCTTCTGCCTGTGCTCGCGTTTAAGTTTGTTTCACTAAATACCCTATCAGATAAG CTTTTCCAACCAGAAAAACATGGCGGCCTCATATTTACAAGCCCGAGAGCAGTGGAAGCAGTGAAGATGTGCTTGGAAGACAGAAGAGAAG aATGGGAGCGCACGGCCAAAGACAAGTGGAACGCAAAGTCCGTTTATGTGGTGGGCAAAGCGACGGGCGCCTTAG TACGCCAACTTGGCTTGAACCCCCTCGGTGAGGATACAGGGACGGCGGAGGTCCTGTCGCGCGTCATCATTGAAC GAGAGGACACCAGTATCCCTCCACTTTTCTTCCCCTGCGGCTCCATCAAAAGAGAAGTTCTGCCTTCAGCTTTGAGAGAGAATG GAGTTCCCCTCGAGACGTTGACAATCTATCAAACGTCCGAGCATCCTGACGTGGTGAAGAATCTTAGCGACTATTTTGCAGCGCAG GGCCCCCCGGCGAGCGTGGCCTTCTTCAGCCCGTCGGGCGTCAGCTTCTGCTTGCCGGCCTTGCGCGGGCTGGCCGGTGAGCGGCTCGCGCAGATCAAG TTTGGCGCCATCGGGCCCACCACGCGGGACGCCGTGCAGGCGGCGGGTCTGAGCGTCAGCTGCACCGCCGAGAAGCCCACGGCTCAGCACCTGGCGGAGGCCATTTGCAAAGCGCTCAAATGA
- the mmp21 gene encoding matrix metallopeptidase-21 yields the protein MLNATTMLTSIQLITSLLLCTSNGEKLFHHRDHSDLQMFNGQHAQSITDKYTAELFLSRYGFMKPVRWEETRDSYEDLDYSEGFLDELQVSIQEGTSVPGSRDRPSQDEKNQEFSAALENFQRLFGLPVTGALDDATREAMNKPRCGVPDKEEPEDPVGVFGTEPEPDQSLALDVENRNSVDTFNKTGSNYTTSDTLLSVANDSETYLANVNGSVSGLFDTNTTGLGSDLTPTNISVDKRWAKTRPSPAVARRKRHLATLVHKSRRHKRDLGEAGHVAFSKNVLKWRLIGEGYSNQLSIEEQRYIFRLAFRMWSEVSPLQFMEDNRSPLEDIDIRLGFGTGRHLGCNQRFDGSGQEFAHAWFLGDIHFDDDEHFTAPNSGSGISLLKVAVHEIGHVLGLPHIYRPGSIMQPSYLPQEAGFEMGWMDRKAIQNLYGACRGRFSTVFDWIRRERTPYGQTVVRFNTYFMREGWYWLYENRNNRTRFGDPVPLQMGWRGLPEDGVDAYVHVWSQKRDVVYFFKGTQFWKYDSDNDKVVTQDPEGHRYPRKISEGFPGISGPIDTAVYDRRDSRVYFFKNTLVYAFSVESNGVAPGFPKAIREVFPPVSNGDHPGGNIDAAYFSYAHNALFLFKDQHFWQVANGRDRRRRPFLPRNGLLAHKQVEQRWFDICNVHPTALTLTR from the exons ATGCTAAATGCCACCACGATGCTGACTTCCATCCAGCTGATCACTTCTTTGCTTCTTTGCACGAGCAACGGCGAGAAACTTTTCCACCATCGCGATCACTCGGATTTGCAGATGTTCAACGGCCAGCATGCCCAGAGCATAACGGACAAGTACACAGCAGAG CTGTTCCTCTCCCGATATGGCTTCATGAAGCCGGTGAGGTGGGAGGAGACCCGGGACAGCTACGAGGATCTGGACTACAGTGAGGGTTTCCTGGACGAGCTCCAAGTGAGCATCCAGGAGGGGACCTCGGTCCCTGGTTCCAGGGATCGGCCTTCGCAAGATGAAAAAAACCAAGAGTTCAGTGCAGCTCTTGAAAACTTCCAGAGGTTGTTCGGCCTGCCGGTGACGGGTGCGCTCGACGACGCCACCAGGGAGGCCATGAACAAGCCGAGGTGCGGCGTCCCCGACAAGGAGGAACCAGAGGACCCCGTTGGAGTGTTCGGCACCGAACCTGAACCCGACCAGAGTCTGGCCTTGGATGTTGAAAACAGGAACAGTGTGGACACGTTTAACAAGACTGGGAGCAACTACACAACAAGTGACACATTGCTGAGTGTCGCTAATGACTCTGAAACATACCTGGCGAATGTTAACGGCTCAGTAAGTGGCCTCTTTGACACCAACACCACCGGTTTGGGCTCAGATTTGACACCAACAAACATCTCCGTGGACAAGCGCTGGGCAAAAACACGGCCGAGTCCGGCGGTAGCACGCAGGAAGCGCCACTTGGCCACCCTGGTGCACAAGAGCAGGCGACACAAGCGGGACCTGGGTGAGGCGGGACACGTGGCCTTCAGCAAGAACGTCCTGAAGTGGCGGCTGATAGGCGAAGGCTACAGCAATCAGCTGTCCATCGAGGAGCAGCGCTACATCTTCAGGCTGGCCTTCAGGATGTGGAGCGAGGTGTCGCCGCTCCAGTTCATGGAGGACAACCGCTCCCCGCTGGAGGACATTGACATCAGGCTGGGCTTTGGGACAG GAAGACATCTTGGCTGCAATCAGAGGTTCGATGGCAGCGGTCAAGAGTTCGCTCACGCCTGGTTCCTGGGCGACATCCACTTTGACGACGATGAACATTTTACGGCGCCCAATAGCGGCAGTGGAATCAGCCTCCTTAAG GTGGCAGTTCACGAGATCGGACACGTTTTAGGGCTTCCCCACATCTACAGACCTGGATCCATCATGCAGCCCAGCTACCTGCCCCAGGAGGCTGGCTTTGAAATGGGCTGGATGGACAGGAAAGCCATACAGAACCTCTACG GGGCCTGCAGGGGTCGCTTCAGCACCGTGTTCGACTGGATCCGACGAGAGAGGACCCCCTACGGCCAGACGGTGGTCCGCTTCAACACCTACTTCATGAGGGAGGGCTGGTACTGGCTGTACGAGAACCGCAATAACCGGACACGCTTCGGCGACCCGGTGCCGCTGCAGATGGGCTGGCGGGGGCTCCCTGAGGACGGCGTGGACGCCTACGTGCACGTTTGGTCCCAGAAACGAGATGTCGTTTACTTCTTCAAAG GCACCCAGTTCTGGAAGTACGACAGCGACAACGACAAGGTCGTCACGCAGGACCCTGAGGGCCACCGCTATCCCAGGAAGATCTCAGAGGGTTTCCCGGGAATCTCCGGTCCCATCGACACGGCCGTTTATGACCGAAGAGACTCGCGTGTTTACTTCTTCAAAAACACTCTC GTGTACGCCTTTAGCGTGGAGTCCAACGGCGTGGCGCCGGGTTTTCCCAAAGCCATCCGCGAGGTGTTCCCGCCGGTGTCCAACGGCGACCACCCAGGCGGCAACATCGACGCGGCTTATTTCTCATACGCGCACAACGCCCTCTTCCTCTTCAAGGACCAGCACTTCTGGCAGGTGGCGAACGGCCgcgaccgccgccgccgccccttcCTGCCGCGTAACGGCCTGCTGGCGCACAAGCAAGTGGAGCAGCGGTGGTTCGACATCTGCAACGTCCACCCCACCGCACTCACGCTGACCCGATGA